One part of the Blastocatellia bacterium genome encodes these proteins:
- a CDS encoding helix-turn-helix transcriptional regulator, with product METLAQYLDRLMRQKHLTPKELANRCGLTDSYIGRLRKGRSDNLTVQTVKKLAIALDVNAHEIFAVASGIPVSESLQLDGRLLLDQMLKLTREAHGFDLLQQLLDFSPDERKALLAYMEYFKRPPSNGKSGKKGKPRKK from the coding sequence ATGGAAACCCTGGCACAGTACCTTGACCGGCTCATGCGCCAGAAGCATCTGACCCCGAAAGAATTGGCCAACCGCTGTGGTCTTACCGATAGCTATATCGGCAGACTCCGCAAAGGCAGGTCTGACAATCTAACTGTCCAAACGGTGAAGAAGCTGGCGATAGCCCTCGACGTGAATGCTCACGAAATCTTTGCGGTGGCTTCGGGTATTCCGGTCAGTGAATCCCTTCAGCTCGACGGGCGCTTACTTTTAGATCAAATGCTCAAACTCACCCGTGAGGCGCACGGCTTTGACCTATTGCAGCAGTTACTCGACTTCTCACCTGACGAGCGCAAGGCGCTGCTGGCTTACATGGAGTATTTCAAACGACCGCCATCCAACGGCAAATCAGGAAAGAAAGGCAAGCCGCGCAAGAAGTGA
- a CDS encoding Hsp70 family protein yields the protein MKLAFLIGCGEYDDPNIAPLRFADKDADCFANVIASSCGLADDEIKLLSTNKKTSRFKPTKSNIIRELSSGLSSLNVPYDIDLLFFFFSGHGFHSLQDNRDYLVPQDAVLSGLEDTALSFGSIIKYLRAWRAKNTVLLIDACRAVIQGGKDIVVESWNSINVECLNATGMASFLSCSPNQKSYEGEDLQNGIFTFVLCEALSDKAKCKTIYELDNYLVQTVPQVCRRSEKPIQNPYTRVEPLSIKDVILISEKRLAEWRSLTPIGQEIRSSRVQRLAEHSGLRKGFTCAIDFGTTFSTVAILDDDSRTRLIPSPQQKKLIPSVISFLSNLDYLIGWEALENAKTFPQNTVYNVKRYLGSNKIFNIHGRSLSPEFVASLIIKSLKRNAEEFLACSLNSAIIATPANFNIVQSNALVRACELADLNIYRVIGEPCAAAILLEETMTHSPEIEFVLVLDLGGGTFDVSIIEIGEGVIETKAIAGDNYLGGIDYDEALCEYIATTIQSRINSEGYNIGDVLRSQIRAEAERAKIVLGSKSEASIILQNLEIDESGLSNLEISITRDLFRELTIHLEHKIEKCIQQVLRLAGIEPYQLHMALLAGQGTKIFAVRETIEKLLPELRIETRYQESAVVQGICKYTGVIDGINRSLLLIDSNYTAITTECMTVIETKERFFDPSVEEYFIISGNEKQNNLSYDLVPLGSAVPRVIYRGVGFRDATDGKIRLKITEKSNLEEINNSVLGSICIEVDKEEGQFEIVMDCDVSRTIVMWIKNPSKREILGFQLTNLYYPSTSFVPPRENSLVASMVGWTTKGYTIHPVKRLDQA from the coding sequence ATGAAACTTGCATTCCTTATTGGTTGTGGGGAATACGACGATCCGAATATAGCTCCTTTAAGATTTGCCGATAAGGACGCTGACTGTTTCGCCAATGTAATCGCATCAAGCTGCGGTTTGGCAGATGATGAGATAAAACTATTATCTACAAACAAGAAAACCAGCAGGTTTAAGCCAACAAAAAGCAATATTATTCGCGAGCTTTCATCAGGATTAAGTTCATTAAACGTGCCATACGACATTGATCTCCTCTTTTTCTTTTTTAGTGGCCACGGATTTCATTCACTACAAGATAACCGTGATTACTTAGTGCCTCAGGATGCCGTATTATCGGGTTTAGAAGATACGGCATTGTCCTTTGGTTCAATCATTAAATACTTGCGGGCTTGGAGGGCGAAAAATACTGTACTTCTTATTGACGCCTGCCGCGCTGTAATACAGGGAGGTAAGGATATAGTTGTTGAAAGCTGGAACTCAATAAACGTTGAATGTCTAAATGCAACTGGTATGGCCTCCTTTTTGTCTTGCAGCCCGAATCAAAAATCTTATGAGGGTGAGGATTTGCAAAACGGCATATTTACATTTGTGCTATGTGAGGCCCTCAGTGACAAAGCTAAGTGTAAGACTATTTACGAGTTAGACAATTATCTTGTTCAAACTGTTCCACAGGTATGCAGACGAAGCGAAAAACCTATTCAGAATCCATATACCAGAGTTGAACCATTAAGCATTAAAGATGTCATTTTGATCTCGGAAAAAAGATTAGCTGAATGGAGATCCCTTACGCCTATCGGACAGGAAATTCGGAGCAGTAGGGTTCAAAGACTAGCAGAACATTCAGGTCTAAGAAAGGGATTTACTTGTGCTATAGACTTCGGGACTACTTTTTCAACTGTAGCAATTCTTGATGATGATTCTAGGACTAGGCTAATCCCCTCCCCACAGCAGAAAAAACTCATTCCTTCAGTGATTAGCTTTTTATCCAATTTAGACTATCTAATCGGATGGGAAGCTTTAGAAAATGCAAAGACATTCCCGCAAAATACTGTCTACAACGTGAAGAGGTATCTTGGGTCTAATAAGATATTCAATATACATGGCCGGTCTCTATCTCCAGAGTTTGTTGCTAGCCTCATTATTAAATCATTAAAAAGAAATGCAGAAGAGTTTTTGGCTTGTAGTCTAAATAGCGCAATTATCGCTACACCAGCAAACTTCAATATAGTACAGAGTAACGCATTAGTCAGGGCATGCGAGCTAGCCGACTTAAATATCTATAGAGTTATCGGTGAGCCCTGTGCCGCAGCCATTCTTTTAGAAGAAACAATGACTCATTCTCCCGAAATCGAGTTTGTTCTTGTATTAGACCTAGGCGGAGGAACATTTGACGTGTCAATCATTGAAATTGGTGAGGGTGTAATTGAGACAAAAGCCATAGCAGGTGATAATTATCTTGGAGGAATAGATTATGACGAAGCTTTATGTGAATACATAGCTACAACAATACAGTCCCGTATCAATTCCGAGGGCTACAATATAGGCGATGTTCTTAGGTCGCAAATTCGTGCCGAGGCTGAGCGCGCCAAAATAGTGTTGGGCTCAAAATCTGAGGCTTCGATCATTCTGCAGAATCTGGAGATTGATGAATCAGGCTTAAGCAATTTAGAGATTTCGATCACTAGAGATTTGTTTCGTGAGCTTACAATCCATCTGGAGCACAAGATTGAGAAGTGCATTCAACAGGTACTTAGGTTGGCTGGCATAGAGCCCTATCAACTGCATATGGCTCTTTTGGCTGGCCAAGGCACAAAGATTTTTGCTGTCAGGGAAACAATTGAAAAGCTCTTACCAGAATTACGGATTGAGACCCGCTATCAGGAAAGTGCCGTTGTTCAGGGGATATGTAAGTACACAGGAGTTATTGATGGGATCAATAGATCACTGCTTCTTATCGATAGTAATTATACTGCCATCACAACAGAATGTATGACGGTTATTGAGACAAAAGAAAGATTCTTTGATCCTAGCGTTGAAGAGTACTTTATCATTTCAGGTAATGAGAAACAGAATAACTTAAGCTATGATTTGGTGCCCCTAGGCTCCGCCGTCCCCAGAGTAATATATAGGGGTGTTGGTTTTAGGGATGCCACGGATGGCAAAATAAGGCTAAAAATTACAGAGAAGAGTAATCTTGAAGAGATAAATAATTCTGTGCTTGGAAGTATTTGTATTGAAGTTGATAAGGAAGAAGGGCAATTTGAAATTGTTATGGATTGCGATGTTAGCCGAACAATTGTAATGTGGATTAAGAATCCTTCTAAGAGAGAAATATTAGGTTTCCAGTTGACAAACCTATATTACCCTTCAACTTCATTTGTTCCGCCTAGGGAAAACTCACTGGTCGCTAGTATGGTAGGCTGGACCACCAAAGGCTATACCATTCATCCCGTCAAAAGGCTGGATCAAGCTTGA